The following DNA comes from Riemerella anatipestifer ATCC 11845 = DSM 15868.
AAAGTATAATTAAAAACTGAAAAATAAAGATTCTAATTATGAAAAAAAATATTATTGTGGCTTGTTTAGGCTTAATGCTTTTAGCCTCTTGTAATAAAGATAAAGAGATATTAAATACACTTAATGAGTATAACCTTTCTATGGAAGAAAAAGGGTATCATTTCGGTGATGCTATTAAACTTCCAGAAGAGGTTACCAAAAACGCTGAAACAATAAGTATTAGTTTTGGAGATAAGGAAATATCAGACCTTAAGGTTACGCCTGAAGTTTTTAGCCTAGGTGATAACGAGGTATCTTTTGTTATTAAAACTAAAAGTGGAGAAACATTAACTCAAGACGCCACTATCTATGTTTTTGCTAAAAATCCAGAACAAAATTTAAGCTATACTATCGTGAACGAATATCCGCATAGTACCGAAAACTTCGTACAAGGATTTCAGTTAGAGGGTAATACCATTTACGAAAGTGATGGGCAAAATGGCAGTTCTAGAATCTTAAAATATAATTTAGGAAGTGTAACACCTTTGGCGGTAACACCACAGTCTAATGAAATTTTCTCGGAAGGTTCTACGATTGTGGGCGATAAAGTTTATCAACTTACTTGGCAAAACAAGAAAGGGTTTATTTATGATAAGGCTAGTCTAAAACTTTTATCAGAATTCCCTTATCCTGGTGCAATAGGCGAGGGGTGGGGACTTACCTATGATGGTAAAAATCTTATTTTATCAGATGGAACAAAAAATCTCTATTTCTTAAACCCTAATAACCCGTCTGAAATTACTAAACAGATTGCCGTAGCAGGAAACACCCAAGCTTATGACCGACTTAATGAACTAGAGTATCATCAAGGATTTATTTACGCTAATGTATGGCAACAACCGTATATACTGAAAATCAATCCAAACACAGGGGAAGTGGTAGGGAAATTTGATTTTTCGGAGATAGCTAAAAAACATACTGCAGGGGAAGATGATGTCTTAAATGGTATTGCCTTCAAAGGTGAAAATATGCTAGTTACAGGGAAAAATTGGGATAAAATCTACGAGGTTAAGATTAAATAATTTAGTGAAGTGCGAACCCTTGTCTTCGTTATAAGTTTTTGGGTTGCAAACCTTTCTGCACAGGTTCTTATACCTATAGATGAGGAGGTATTAAAATCTGTGCAAGATATTTTTATAGACGATTATGAAAATATCTACCTATATCAGAATAACGATTTTAGCTTTACCAAATATAACACACAAGGGCAAAAGCAAGGACGAATGATGATGGTGTTTCCGTTTAAGGTTCAATCGGTGCAAAATCCTCTTAATATCGTTTTGTTTTCCGAAAATCAGCAGGAAATAAAAATGCTAGACCAAAATCTTAACGAAATTCAAAGTCTTAAGCCTAGCCAGAGTGCTAGCTATATCAGCCATTTGTATATGGAAAATCTACAATTGATGTGGCTGCTTAATCCTATGTCTAAGACCTTGTTACAGTATCATTTCAGAGAAAATAGATTACTTAACTCTTTTGTTTTAGATATAGATTTTAACGATATTAAAGATTTCATCGTAGACAATGGCTTCTTATATTATTTGCAAAATGATTATTTAATAAAAATATCCTTAATCTCAAAAAAGGTTCAAAAAATGGAAGTGTCATTTGCTAGGAAGTTAAGACGAGAAGGAAATTCTATTTTTGTGATTACCAATACTTCTGTAATTGAGTTTCAGGAAGATAAATTAAAAACTGTTTTTTCTGAACCTAAAGCTCAAATTGTGGAAAAAAATAACAATGGATATTTGGCTTTGATAGGAGACAAACTTTATCTTTACGAACTTTTTTAAATCAATAATTTTTTTCAAAAAACAAATCCATGCATATAGCAGTAACAGGAAATATAGGAGCAGGTAAAACCACACTTACCAAGATGTTAGCAAAACATTACGGCTGGGAGGCTCAGTTTGAAGATGTAGATGATAACCCTTATTTAGACGACTTTTATCACGATATGTCTAAATGGTCTTTTGCCTTACAAATATATTTTCTAGGGAGTAGATTTCGTCAAGTTAAAGAGATTAGAGAGAGTGGTAAAAACATTATTCAAGATAGAACCATCTACGAAGACGCTCATATTTTTGCAGAAAACCTAAACGAAATGCAGCTCTTAAGTGATAGAGATTATAAAAACTACACATCGCTTTTTGAGTTGATGAAAACTTTTGTTTCCGCTCCAGATTTACTGATTTATCTAAGAGCCTCTGTACCCAAATTGGTGGGACAAATTGCCAAAAGAGGTAGAGATTATGAAGCAGAAATAAGTATAGACTACCTTTCTAAACTCAATAATAAATATGAAAGTTGGATACAAAACTATAAAGAAGGTAAGCTTTTAATTATAGAGGTTGATGATTTAGACTTCGTAGAAAGACCAGAAGATTTTGGTTCTATATTAGAAAGGATAGACGGTCAGCTTAATGGTTTATTCTAATCACTGATAAATATCATTTTTTATTAGAGGTAAATATTCTACATTTGCCGAGCAGAAATTTAAAATTAAAACAATGAAAAAACTATTTTTAGTAGGTGCTTTAGCACTTTTCGGAGCAATGAATGCTCAAACAGAAAAAGGGTCTTGGGTTGTAGAAGGTAAAACCAATTTAGGATTTAACAGCGTGTCAACTAAGGTAAAATATGATGGAAAGTCTTATGATGATGGTAAAGTTTCCACTTTTAACATTAGTCCTAGTGTTGGATATTTTGTTATGGACAATTTAGCTTTAGGATTGGAATTAAACTTCTTATCTGCTAAAAGTGGAGATGAAACTAATAGTACTTTCTCTCTTTTACCTAACGCTACTTATTATTTTTCTACAGGATCTCAATTTAGACCATACTTAGGAGCTGGAGTTGGTTATGCTAGTACAACTTCTAAATACAATAATCTTTCAGCTACTGTTGACGGTTTAGCTTGGGGGGTTAAAGGTGGTGGAGTTTACATGTTAAATAAAACTGCGGGTATAAACATAGGTTTAGGTTACAACCAATTTAGTACAACTAACAATAATGCAACTACGACTGTTGGTACATTTGGTGTTAATGCAGGTTTCTCATTATTCTTTAAATAATCTAAGATTAAATAGAAGATAGTTGGAGCAGTCGTTTTAGACTGCTCTTTCTTTTACATTCTAAATAATAAATACTTAAGACTAGGAAACAATGATTAAATTTGTTGCTAAGTCTTATGAATAGGAGTAAAATCAGCGATTATAAAATAAAAAAAATAATCAAGTGTTTTTGTAGCGATATTGACGCAACGAAAACGGCGGAAATTTTAGAGTTCAACAGAAACACCATTAACCGATATTTTAGGATTTTTCGGGAAGTGATTTTTGAAAAACAACAAGCAGATTTGAGTTTGTTTTTTGGAGAAGTTGAATTAGATGAAGCCTATTTTGGAGCAAGGAGATTACGAGGGATTAATATGCCACAAAAACTAGGAAGAGGAATTTGGAAACAACCTGTTTTTGGAGTTTTTGAAAGAGAAGGCAGGGTTTATACCGAACTGATTCCAAATGCAAAAAGTGAAACATTAAGAAAAGTTATTCGAGGAAAAGTTTCATTAGAAAGTATTTTGTTTACAGATGGTTGGCGAGGTTATAGTGGACTTTTAGATATGGGATACGAGAAGCATTTCAGGATTGACAAGAGTAAAAATTTCTCAACTCAGAATGGTGTTCACATTAATGGAATAGAAAGTTTTTGGAGTTTCACCAAGCGAAGATTAGCTAAGTTTAATGGGATAAAATCTACCTTTATATTACACTTAAAGGAATGCGAGTGGCGATGGAGAAAGGAAACTAAAGAAATGGAAAAAGAGTTATGGAAATTGATAAAAAAATATGGATAACTTTTTTAACGACTTCGTCTAAAAGTTACCCACATTTTTTTTATTTTTACAACAACAAACAACAGTGTGAAAATTATAAATTTTAAACCTTTGCTAGTCTAGAGCCTAATAAAATAGACTAACTTTAGTCTATTTTTTGTATTTTTGGGGCAAATTGGAATAATGAGAAGATTTATTGGTTTTGTGCTATTTTCTGTGCTATTAGTTAGCTGTGGAACTTCTAAGAAACCCACAACTACAAGCAAAGTTAGTAAAGTTGCATCTAAGACATTATCTTCAGAAAACTCAGGAGTAGTAACTAAAGAGGCAAAAAAAATAATTAAAACAGCCGAAAAATATTTAGGTGTTCCTTATAAGTATGCAGGGAATACTTCATCTGGTTTTGATTGCTCTGGTCTAGTTTCTAAAGTTTTTATAGAGAATAATAAAACCCTTCCTAGGCGTTCAACTGATCAAGCATTAGAAGGTAATAGCATCTCTGTTAAAGAAATTAAAGCAGGGGATTTAGTTTTTTTCGCAACTATGGGAGGTGCTAAAGTCTCTCATGTGGGTATTGTTCATACCATAGAAACTAATGGGGAAATTAAATTTATCCACGCTTCTACTTCCAAAGGAGTTATTATTTCGTCTCTAAACGAAACTTACTGGAACAAATCTTTTTTATTTGCAAAAAGAATACTTTAAATATAAAATACAAATATGTCATTACAACAAACAATAGAAAATCTTTGGGAGAACAGAGGTTTATTACAAAATGAAGAAAATCAAAAAGTAATTAGAGAAGTTATTGCTAAACTAGACAAGGGAGAACTTCGTGTAGCTGAGCCTACGGCTGACGGTTGGCAAGTAAACGAATGGGTGAAAAAGGCGGTAGTAATGTATTTCCCTATTCAAAAAATGGAAACTATCGAAGTAGGACCTTTTGAATTTCATGATAAAATGCCTTTGAAAAGAAACTACGCTGAAAAAGGGGTAAGAGTAGTGCCTCACGCGGTGGCTAGAGAAGGGGCTTATATAGCATCTGGGGTTATTATGATGCCATCTTATGTAAATATTGGGGCGTATGTAGATAGTGGTACTATGGTAGATACTTGGGCTACGGTAGGAAGTTGTGCTCAGATAGGTAAAAATGTACATCTAAGTGGTGGTGTTGGTATTGGTGGTGTTTTAGAGCCATTACAAGCGGCCCCTGTAATCATAGAAGACGATGTCTTTGTTGGGTCTAGATGCATTGTGGTAGAAGGTGTACATGTTGAAAAAGAAGCTGTTTTAGGTGCTAATGTGGTATTAACAAGTTCTACTAAGATTATAGATGTAACAGGAGAACAGCCAATTGAATATAAAGGGAGAGTACCAGCTCGTTCAGTAGTAATTCCAGGAAGTCTTACTAAAAAATTCCCTGCAGGAGAGTATCAAGTACCTTGTGCTTTAATTATCGGTAAGAGAAAAGAATCAACAGATAAGAAAACCTCTCTTAACGATGCTTTAAGAGAGAATAATGTAGCGGTATAGTCTTTATGTCTGTAAAAACAAAATTGCTAAAATGGTTCTATAATCCAAAAGTAATTTTTGGGGTTTATTCCTTGGCGGCTATTTTTTCTGCACTTAGTAAATATTTTCATGGGAAAGAGGCTTATAATAATTATTTGTTATTCAAATATGTATTCTTCCATACAGTAGATAAGAAGAATTTATATGCACAATATCCTGAACTTTACTTTGATAGCAATCATTACGGAATATTTTTTAGTACGATAATAATGCCCTTCGCATTGATGCCAGATGCAATAGGAATGGTTTTATGGAATTTAGCAAATGTATGGCTGCTGATGTACGCATTCGCTAAGCTACCCATATCTACTAATAAAAAAACATTGTTAGCATGGTTGTGTTTACAGGAATATATTACAGCAGCAGTAAGTTTTCAATTTAATGTTGGGCTTACTGCCTTGCTTATGCTATCTGCCATTTATGTTGATAACAAAAAGGAAATACATGCATCTGTAGCTATTTTGACTGGCTTTTTCGTGAAAATTTATGGGATTGCAGGGTTAGCATTTTTCCCCTTTATATCTAATAAAAAGAAGTTTATTTTTTCCTCTTTAGGAATTTTTGTTCTCTTTTTAATTCTGCCTATGCTCCTATCTGATATGCATTTTGGACTTCAGTCTTACCTAGATTGGTATCAGTCTTTAAGTGGAAAAAATCTATCTAATCAGGTTTTAGGAAATAGACAAGATTTTTCTTTAATGGGAATTGTAAGGCGAGTTCTTGGAGACCCTAATATATCAAACTTAGTATTTTTGGTACCTGGAATTATTCTCTTTGCATTGCCGTATATTAGATTTTCACAATATAAAGCCACGGCTTTCAGACTAATGATATTAGCTTCTACACTTTTGTTTATAGTTTTATTTAGTTCAGGTTCAGAATCACCTACTTATATTATTGCGGTTGCTGGAGTTATGATATGGTTTGTAATACAAAAAAATCAAACCTTTACCACAATGGCTCTTATGCTTTTCGTAATGGTACTGACTTGTTTTAGCTTTTCAGATTTATTTCCGAGGTCTATAAAAGAAGATTATGTTATTAAGTATTCTCTAAAAGCATTGCCTTGTTGTTTAGTTTGGTTTAGAATACTTTATGAATTATTGGTAAAAGATTTTGAAAAAGATTACTCATTAACCTAGTATTGTATTTATCTATGAAAACTATTTCTATTGTCATACCAGCACATAATGAGGAGAATAACATTGGACCTATATGTGCAGAGATAAAAAAAGTGATGGAAGATGTACCTGATTATGACTTTGAAATTATCTTTGTAAATGATGGGAGTAGAGATAGCACTCAACGAGTTTTAGAGGAAGTTTCTAAAGAAATAAAAGAAGTTAAATACATTGAATTTTCAAGGAACTTTGGACATCAATGTGCTGTAAAGGCGGGAATGGATTTTGCCAAAGGAAATGCCGTTGTTTCTATGGATGCGGATATGCAGCATCCTCCCAGATTGATTCCCAAAATGATAAAAAAATGGGAAGAAGGCTATGATATAGTTTATACCATAAGAGCTTATCCTAAAGAAATTTCTTTTTTCAAAAAAACAACTTCCAAATGGTTTTATAACTTTTTATCCAAAATATCGGATATTGATTTAACTAAAGGTGGTGGTTCTGATTTCAGATTGATGGACGCTTCCGTTATTGATATTATCCGAAATGTAAAAGAAGAGGATCTTTTTTTAAGAGGGTGGACGAATTGGGTTGGTTTTAAACAAACGGGCGTAAGTTTTGTTGCAGCTGAAAGATTATCGGGAGAAAGCAGCTACAATCTAAAGAAAATGATTAGTTTCGCGTTTACAGGAATAACATCATTTAGTATAAAACCGCTTTATTTGGCGGCTTATTTAGGTTTTTTCTTTTCCATATTGGCGGTATTCATTTATATACCTTATGTGGTGTATGCATTTTGGTCAGATACGGAAATTTCTGGTTGGGCATCTCTAATTATGACAATGGTCTTTTTTGGTGGGGTTCAGCTTATTATTCTTGGAATAATGGGGATTTATCTAGGGAAGATTTTTAAACAAGTTAAAGAACGCCCCAATTATATTATTAGAACAAAAAACTTTTAAACTAAATGGTTCTACTCTCATTTGATATAGAAGAATTTGATATGCCCTTAGAATACCAAGGGGATATCCCTTTTGAGGAACAACTAAAAGTATCTCAAGAGGGACTAAAAAACATACTGGGAATATTAAGAAAACATCAAATAAAAGCGACTTTTTTTTCTACAGTAGTTTTTGCAGAAAATAGTCAGGGTTTAATTCATCAGTTACTATCAGAAGGACACGAACTTGCCTCACACACTTGGTATCATTCAAAATTCAAAGATGTAGATTTAAAAAAATCAAAAGAACATCTTAGTTCCTTATTTAACACACAAGTGGTGGGACTAAGAATGCCTAGAATGCAACCTGTTAAAGAGGAAGAGGTAAGTAAAGCAGGGTATTTATACAACTCTTCTATCAATCCTACCTTTTTGCCAGGAAGATATAACAATTTACATATTTCTAAAACATACTTTAAAGAGGGAAATGTTTGGCAAATACCAGCCTCTGTTTCTTTATTAAGAGTACCTTTGTTTTGGCTTAGTTTTCATAATTTCCCGATATTTATATACCAACTGCTGGCTAATTATGCGTTAAAAAGAGATGGTTATCTTAATATCTATTTCCATCCTTGGGAATTTTCTAATATTAGTAAAAAAAGTTACAAATTACCGTCCTATACTACCAAAAATACAGGTGAATCTATGGTAAGAAGATTTGATAATTTTGTATCTTGGTTAAAGAACAAGGGTGAAACATTTGTAACTTATAAAGAATTTTTAGCTGAAAAAACAAAATAATCATTATGAAAATAGCCTTCGATGCCAAAAGATTTTTTCATAATACCTCAGGTCTAGGGAACTATTCTAGAGATTTGGTAAGAATTTTGGCTTCAGAATTTTCGCAATATCAATACTATCTTTTAGCTGAAAAAAGAAGTGAAAGAGGAAAAGATATTTTAACATTACCCAATGTTACTTTTAAAGAAATATCCAAAGGATTTTTAGCGAGGCAAAGGCAAATGGGAACTGATGCTCAGAATTTAAAAGCCAATATCTTTCACGGACTTTCTGGAGAACTCCCTCTGATATGGAATGATAGAACAATTAAAAAAGTGGTAACTATTCATGATTTAATTTTCTTGCGTTACCCTCAGTTTTATTCTTTCTTTGACAGGAAAATTCATTTTTGGAAATTTAAAAAGGCTGCTCAACAAGCAGATGTTATCATTGCCATTTCGGAACAAACAAAAAGAGACATTATTAAATACCTAAATGTTTCGGAAAGTAAGATAAAAGTGGTTTATCAAGGCTGCCATAAAGCTTTTAAGAACCCACTAAGCTCCAGCGAGCTTACTAAAATTGCTTTAAAATATCAGCTACCAAAGCGTTTTTTACTAAATGTTGGTACCATAGAAGAAAGGAAAAATTTACTCAATGTAATCAAAGCTTTAGATGGTACAAATATCCCTTTAGTGGTAGTGGGACGAAAAACAAAATATCAAAAAGAAATTGATAAAATTCTAGCTCAAACCAAAGTAGAAGTCCGTTTTTTAGAAAATGTATCTATGGAGGAACTGGCAGGGATTTATCAGTTGGCAGATATATTTATTTATCCCAGCCTTTTTGAAGGATTTGGTATTCCTGTTATAGAGGCTTTATATTCAGGCACTCCTGTTATTACGAGTAATATAAGTAGTATGCCCGAAGCTGGTGGTCCAGATTCTACTTATATCAATCCACAGAATATACCAGATATTAAATCCAAAATCCTATTTTTATGGAATAATGAAGCGGAAAGAAAACGCCGTTCAGAAAAAGGATTAGACTATGTGCAGAGGTTTAATGATGAAAATATAGCTGCCGATTTAATGAAAGTCTATAAGGAGGTACTAAGTTAACTACAAGTTAAAATTAAAAAAGAATTTAAAATATTAAGTTCAAATTTGTATTTTTGTGCAAATCGTTACTTAAATAAAAAAACAAAAAATAATGAGAATACTAATCGTTGGAAATGGAGGTAGAGAATCTGCTCTAGCTATGAAACTCAAAGATGATAAAAGAGTTACCCAAATGTATTTTGCTAAAGGCAATGCCACTACACAAGCCTTAGGTAAGACAGCACACGAAACTGATATTAAATACCTAAGAGATTTTGCTATCAAAGAAAAAATAGATTTAACCATTGTAGGTCCAGAAGCTCCACTGGTAGACGGTTTAGTAGACGAATTTAAAAAGTTGGATTTAAAAGTTTTTGGTCCTAACCAAAAGGCAGCTAGCCTAGAAGGAAGTAAAGCATTTTCTAAGAAATTTATGCAGAAACATGGCGTTAAAACGGCTGTTGCAAAAGTTTTTGATGCTTACGAAGAAGCTAAAGAATATCTAAATAACAAAAACTATCCTTTAGTAATCAAGGCAAGTGGTTTGGCTGGAGGCAAAGGTGTAGTTATTTGTGAAGACTATGATGAAGCATTGGCTACCCTTGATGATTTTATGATTAGAAGAATCTACGGAGATGCAGGGATTAGAGTCATTATAGAGGAGTATTTAAGAGGATTTGAAGCTTCTATCATTGCTTTCTCTAATGGCAAAGAACTTTTCCCGTGTATACCAGTGAAAGACTATAAGAAGGTAGGCAACGGAGATAAAGGAGCAAATACAGGAGGAATGGGTAGTGTGGCTCCAAGCCCAGAGTTTACAGAGGCTCACATGGAAGACTTCAAGAAAAATATACTCACCCCAACTATTCAAGGGCTTAAAGCTGATGAACTTGAGTTTAAAGGATTTATCTTCTTTGGTCTGATGGTAACAGCTGATGGTTGCTACTGTTTAGAATACAATATGAGATTAGGTGACCCTGAAACACAGGTGATTATGCCATTATTGGAAAATAATCTTATTGATGTTATTGAAGATTGTTTAGCAGGTAAAGAAGTGGAGCTTAAATTCAAAGACGAAAAAGCCGTATGTTTGGTAATGTGTTCTGGAGGTTATCCTAGAAATATAGAAACAGGGTACGAAATAACAGGCTTAGATAAGGTAGCTCATAGCCAAGTCCTATTTGCAGGGGCTACTAGACAAGGGGAAAGAGTCATTACTAACGGAGGGCGAGTGGTTAATTTTGTAGCCACAGCTCCAACTTATGAGGAAGCACGAAAGAAAGTTTATGCTGATGCTCATACAGTAAATTTTGATTATGCTTTTTATCGTGATGATATTGCTAAATTTTAATCAGATTATAATTATATAACTAAATATTGAAAAGTAATTATGTGAAATTTGTTAATAATTTCCATAGTTACTTTTTGTCTAAATAAACCATCTATGCAAAACGGAATTATTATATTAGACTTCGGTTCTCAGTACAACCAACTGATAGGAAGACGTATTAGAGAAATGGAAGTTTACTCTGAAGTATTGCCTTACAATACACCTATTGAAGTCATATTAGAAAAGAATCCAAAAGGAATTATCTTATCTGGTGGACCTAGCTCTGTAAATGCGGAAAATGCCCATTTAGTAGATAAAGCTTTGTTTGAACAATCAATTCCTGTATTAGGAATCTGTTATGGTATGCAGTTAACGACTCATCTACTGGGAGGTACTGTTAAAAAAGGTATCAAAGGAGAATATGGCAAAGCTGAACTTAAAATACAACAGTCTTCTAAATTATTTCAAGGAGTTTCGGAAGAGTCTATTGTTTGGATGAGCCATTTTGATGAAGTAGAAGAAGTACCAGAAGGTTTTACTATTAACGCTAAAACAGAAGTAATTTCAGCCATTTCTAACGAAGATAAAGATATTTATTGCGTTCAGTTTCACCCAGAGGTTTCTCATACAGAAGAAGGGGTTAAAATGCTAGAAAACTTTGTTTTTAATATTTGTAAGGCAGAGAAAAACTGGAAACTTACTAGCTATATAGACCGTACCATAGAAGAAATTAGACAAAAAGTTGGTAATCAAAAGGTGATATTAGGACTATCTGGAGGTGTAGATTCTTCTGTAGCAGCGGTTTTAATCCATAAAGCGATTGGCTCTCAACTGACTTGTATTTTTGTAGATACAGGTCTTTTAAGAAAAAATGAAGCACAGAAGGTAATGGAGAATTATGGCTCTCATTTCAATCTTAACATTAAGCTGATAGATGCTTCAGAGAGATTTTTATCAAAATTAAAAGGTGTTTCAGACCCTGAACAAAAACGAAAAATCATCGGAAATGAGTTTGTAGCTGTTTTTGATGAAGAATCTCATAAAATAGAAGGTGCTAAGTTTTTAGCTCAAGGAACAATCTATCCCGATGTAATAGAATCTCAATCAGTTAAAGGTCCATCTGCAGTTATAAAATCTCATCATAATGTAGGTGGTTTACCAGAAGATATGGAATTTGAACTTTTAGAACCTTTGAGAGAGCTTTTCAAAGATGAAGTAAGAAAAGTAGGAGAGGAGCTAGGCATTCCACATCATTTGGTTTACAGACATCCGTTTCCGGGACCTGGATTAGGTATTAGAATTTTGGGTGAAGTAGATGCTGAAAAAGCTAAAATATTGCAAGAAGCCGATGATATTTTTATAGAAGAACTTTATAAAAATGATTTATACGATAAGGTGTCTCAAGCGTTTGTGGTATTACTTCCTGTAAAATCGGTAGGAGTTATGGGAGACGAGAGAACTTATGAATACACAGCTGTGGTGCGTTCTGCAAATACAATAGACTTTATGACGGCAACCTTTAGTAAATTTCCTTGGGAGTTCTTAGAAAAGGTATCTAATAGAATCATCAATGAAGTTAAAGGCATCAATAGAGTAGCTTATGATATCTCTAGTAAACCACCTGCAACTATAGAATGGGAGTAAAAGTAAAATTTTTAAAAAGAACGAAATAATATGTTTTTAATTACTACGGAACAGTCATTTACAAAAAATGTTGGCTCTGCTTGGGATAAAACCTATGAGAAATTAGAAGATTGGCAACAGTCCATATTTTCTAATATCCCTAACTTTATTGTAGCAATTTTTGTTTTTACAGTCGCTCTATTTTTATCAAGAATTATTTATAGAGTTGTTGTTAGTCTACTTTACAAAACATCTTTACAAGATTCTGCTAAAAATGTAATTGCCAGAATGGTATCTATAGGAGTTATTATGCTTGGGATTATACTCGTTTTGGTAGTTCTTAACCTTAATGGTGTTTTAAATACGATTCTTGCGGGTGCGGGTGTTATGGGGTTAGCCGTAGGTCTAGCATTACAAGGAACGCTATCCAATACCTTCTCAGGAGTGGTACTTTCTTTAGTGAAAAATATCAGAATTGGCGATTGGGTATCCTCAAATAATTTCTCTGGTCAAATTATGGATATAGACTTTAGAATGACTACGATAAAAGATATAGATAATAATATTGTATTGATACCTAATAAATTAGTGTTAGACTCACCGATAAAAAATGCTTCTTTGACTCCTCAAAGAAGACTTATCTTAACCTGCGGTGTGGGGTATGAGTCTGATTTAGATAAAGTTAAAGAAATTGT
Coding sequences within:
- a CDS encoding glycosyltransferase family 4 protein, whose amino-acid sequence is MKIAFDAKRFFHNTSGLGNYSRDLVRILASEFSQYQYYLLAEKRSERGKDILTLPNVTFKEISKGFLARQRQMGTDAQNLKANIFHGLSGELPLIWNDRTIKKVVTIHDLIFLRYPQFYSFFDRKIHFWKFKKAAQQADVIIAISEQTKRDIIKYLNVSESKIKVVYQGCHKAFKNPLSSSELTKIALKYQLPKRFLLNVGTIEERKNLLNVIKALDGTNIPLVVVGRKTKYQKEIDKILAQTKVEVRFLENVSMEELAGIYQLADIFIYPSLFEGFGIPVIEALYSGTPVITSNISSMPEAGGPDSTYINPQNIPDIKSKILFLWNNEAERKRRSEKGLDYVQRFNDENIAADLMKVYKEVLS
- the purD gene encoding phosphoribosylamine--glycine ligase is translated as MRILIVGNGGRESALAMKLKDDKRVTQMYFAKGNATTQALGKTAHETDIKYLRDFAIKEKIDLTIVGPEAPLVDGLVDEFKKLDLKVFGPNQKAASLEGSKAFSKKFMQKHGVKTAVAKVFDAYEEAKEYLNNKNYPLVIKASGLAGGKGVVICEDYDEALATLDDFMIRRIYGDAGIRVIIEEYLRGFEASIIAFSNGKELFPCIPVKDYKKVGNGDKGANTGGMGSVAPSPEFTEAHMEDFKKNILTPTIQGLKADELEFKGFIFFGLMVTADGCYCLEYNMRLGDPETQVIMPLLENNLIDVIEDCLAGKEVELKFKDEKAVCLVMCSGGYPRNIETGYEITGLDKVAHSQVLFAGATRQGERVITNGGRVVNFVATAPTYEEARKKVYADAHTVNFDYAFYRDDIAKF
- the guaA gene encoding glutamine-hydrolyzing GMP synthase; this translates as MQNGIIILDFGSQYNQLIGRRIREMEVYSEVLPYNTPIEVILEKNPKGIILSGGPSSVNAENAHLVDKALFEQSIPVLGICYGMQLTTHLLGGTVKKGIKGEYGKAELKIQQSSKLFQGVSEESIVWMSHFDEVEEVPEGFTINAKTEVISAISNEDKDIYCVQFHPEVSHTEEGVKMLENFVFNICKAEKNWKLTSYIDRTIEEIRQKVGNQKVILGLSGGVDSSVAAVLIHKAIGSQLTCIFVDTGLLRKNEAQKVMENYGSHFNLNIKLIDASERFLSKLKGVSDPEQKRKIIGNEFVAVFDEESHKIEGAKFLAQGTIYPDVIESQSVKGPSAVIKSHHNVGGLPEDMEFELLEPLRELFKDEVRKVGEELGIPHHLVYRHPFPGPGLGIRILGEVDAEKAKILQEADDIFIEELYKNDLYDKVSQAFVVLLPVKSVGVMGDERTYEYTAVVRSANTIDFMTATFSKFPWEFLEKVSNRIINEVKGINRVAYDISSKPPATIEWE
- a CDS encoding mechanosensitive ion channel family protein, which gives rise to MFLITTEQSFTKNVGSAWDKTYEKLEDWQQSIFSNIPNFIVAIFVFTVALFLSRIIYRVVVSLLYKTSLQDSAKNVIARMVSIGVIMLGIILVLVVLNLNGVLNTILAGAGVMGLAVGLALQGTLSNTFSGVVLSLVKNIRIGDWVSSNNFSGQIMDIDFRMTTIKDIDNNIVLIPNKLVLDSPIKNASLTPQRRLILTCGVGYESDLDKVKEIVLETVKKTVEYLVEEEEITFLYTSFGDSAIDFELRCMLNVSSGLLVAQQKSNLITALKKRFDEEGINIPFPIRTFKFEQ